The following are encoded together in the Primulina tabacum isolate GXHZ01 chromosome 18, ASM2559414v2, whole genome shotgun sequence genome:
- the LOC142533920 gene encoding DDT domain-containing protein DDR4 isoform X1 produces MVGDERNDDVMVVSEQSSAILDVDTERKKLRQRWELASVLNFLKVFKPVIGNDLKISAEDIETALITQNETLAQLHVMLLKGILPLFKGLNSTDVWVTVLSKKLEMWWPWVAEGDFPFCGSKGNAISIYKELDPTTRLLLLKAICEVRADQHDAVSYINETIRSGTEVSTFRKEKLAGDGNGIAFWYDGNEIIGHRLYKEVCCFETARVKRKGVVPAIISLWETIATNLEEFQNVVDEFSCSRVQWKVACSESVKTDVIPVLKRHLKKKQRALQLQRELLNGFRNTGISRTCRNNRPIDYRFDNYDKAIKEAIEFTNKRKITEEQKPEENNSLRAKKIATTSNGAINSYSNPRNSESTDNDFQRSSPSSNSTDDSSQDEHSGAKEDGNNVKGDVNQGRQLRSQKQGMKIAHRSEQLRFSKRLAGIPGHTLQESMILGAKNRLRQRPSINTAVDSVVVPDSEEEDSSRNTN; encoded by the exons ATGGTCGGAGATGAGCGAAATGACGACGTAATGGTTGTATCGGAGCAATCGTCGGCGATTTTGGACGTAGATACGGAGAGGAAAAAGCTTCGTCAGCGCTGGGAGTTAGCATCGGTTCTCAACTTCCTCAAA GTTTTTAAGCCAGTTATTGGCAATGATCTGAAGATATCTGCTGAAGATATAGAAACCGCGCTTATCACACAGAATGAAACGCTTGCACAGCTTCATGTGATGCTGTTGAAG GGAATTCTGCCATTGTTCAAGGGACTAAACAGCACTGATGTGTGGGTTACTGTTCTCAGTAAGAAACTGGAAATGTGGTGGCCTTGG GTTGCTGAAGGGGATTTTCCTTTCTGTGGATCAAAAGG GAATGCCATATCTATCTATAAGGAACTTGATCCAACAACTCGACTACTTCTTCTTAAAGCTATTTGTGAAGTTCGAGCTGAT CAACATGATGCTGTGTCTTATATCAATGAGACAATAAGAAGTGGTACTGAAGTTTCTACTTTTCGAAAGGAAAAGCTTGCAGGAGATGGAAATGGAATTGCATTCTG GTATGATGGAAATGAAATTATAGGTCATAGATTGTACAAAGAGGTCTGCTGCTTTGAAACCGCGCGAGTCAAAAGGAAGGGTGTCGTTCCAGCAATAATTTCTCTTTGGGAGACCATTGCTACTAACCTCGAAGAATTTCAAAATGTTGTG GATGAATTTTCGTGTAGCAGAGTTCAATGGAAAGTTGCTTGTTCCGAGTCTGTTAAAACTGATGTTATTCCTGTTCTGAAAAGGCATTTGAAG AAGAAACAAAGAGCTCTTCAGCTTCAAAGAGAACTGCTGAATGGTTTTCGAAATACTGGAATATCTCGTACTTGCCGCAATAACAGGCCTATTGATTATAGATTTG ATAATTATGATAAAGCCATTAAAGAGGCCATAGAGTTCACCAA CAAACGGAAGATAACTGAAGAACAAAAACCTGAAGAGAACAACAGCCTGAGAGCGAAAAAGATAGCAACCACCTCAAATGGAGCtatcaattcatattcaaatccAAGAAACAGTGAATCCACCGATAATGATTTCCAGAGAAGCAGTCCATCAAGCAACAGCACTGATGATTCAAGTCAAGATGAGCATAGCGGTGCAAAGGAAGATGGTAACAATGTAAAAGGTGATGTAAATCAGGGAAGACAACTTCGCTCCCAGAAACAGGGTATGAAAATAGCCCACAGATCCGAACAATTGCGTTTCAGCAAGAGACTAGCTGGAATTCCAGGTCATACACTTCAAGAAAGTATGATATTAGGTGCTAAGAACAGGTTAAGGCAAAGGCCCTCGATCAATACTGCTGTCGACTCTGTGGTCGTTCCTGATTCAGAAGAGGAAGATTCATCAAGAAACACAAACTGA
- the LOC142533920 gene encoding DDT domain-containing protein DDR4 isoform X2: protein MVGDERNDDVMVVSEQSSAILDVDTERKKLRQRWELASVLNFLKVFKPVIGNDLKISAEDIETALITQNETLAQLHVMLLKGILPLFKGLNSTDVWVTVLSKKLEMWWPWVAEGDFPFCGSKGNAISIYKELDPTTRLLLLKAICEVRADQHDAVSYINETIRSGTEVSTFRKEKLAGDGNGIAFWYDGNEIIGHRLYKEVCCFETARVKRKGVVPAIISLWETIATNLEEFQNDEFSCSRVQWKVACSESVKTDVIPVLKRHLKKKQRALQLQRELLNGFRNTGISRTCRNNRPIDYRFDNYDKAIKEAIEFTNKRKITEEQKPEENNSLRAKKIATTSNGAINSYSNPRNSESTDNDFQRSSPSSNSTDDSSQDEHSGAKEDGNNVKGDVNQGRQLRSQKQGMKIAHRSEQLRFSKRLAGIPGHTLQESMILGAKNRLRQRPSINTAVDSVVVPDSEEEDSSRNTN, encoded by the exons ATGGTCGGAGATGAGCGAAATGACGACGTAATGGTTGTATCGGAGCAATCGTCGGCGATTTTGGACGTAGATACGGAGAGGAAAAAGCTTCGTCAGCGCTGGGAGTTAGCATCGGTTCTCAACTTCCTCAAA GTTTTTAAGCCAGTTATTGGCAATGATCTGAAGATATCTGCTGAAGATATAGAAACCGCGCTTATCACACAGAATGAAACGCTTGCACAGCTTCATGTGATGCTGTTGAAG GGAATTCTGCCATTGTTCAAGGGACTAAACAGCACTGATGTGTGGGTTACTGTTCTCAGTAAGAAACTGGAAATGTGGTGGCCTTGG GTTGCTGAAGGGGATTTTCCTTTCTGTGGATCAAAAGG GAATGCCATATCTATCTATAAGGAACTTGATCCAACAACTCGACTACTTCTTCTTAAAGCTATTTGTGAAGTTCGAGCTGAT CAACATGATGCTGTGTCTTATATCAATGAGACAATAAGAAGTGGTACTGAAGTTTCTACTTTTCGAAAGGAAAAGCTTGCAGGAGATGGAAATGGAATTGCATTCTG GTATGATGGAAATGAAATTATAGGTCATAGATTGTACAAAGAGGTCTGCTGCTTTGAAACCGCGCGAGTCAAAAGGAAGGGTGTCGTTCCAGCAATAATTTCTCTTTGGGAGACCATTGCTACTAACCTCGAAGAATTTCAAAAT GATGAATTTTCGTGTAGCAGAGTTCAATGGAAAGTTGCTTGTTCCGAGTCTGTTAAAACTGATGTTATTCCTGTTCTGAAAAGGCATTTGAAG AAGAAACAAAGAGCTCTTCAGCTTCAAAGAGAACTGCTGAATGGTTTTCGAAATACTGGAATATCTCGTACTTGCCGCAATAACAGGCCTATTGATTATAGATTTG ATAATTATGATAAAGCCATTAAAGAGGCCATAGAGTTCACCAA CAAACGGAAGATAACTGAAGAACAAAAACCTGAAGAGAACAACAGCCTGAGAGCGAAAAAGATAGCAACCACCTCAAATGGAGCtatcaattcatattcaaatccAAGAAACAGTGAATCCACCGATAATGATTTCCAGAGAAGCAGTCCATCAAGCAACAGCACTGATGATTCAAGTCAAGATGAGCATAGCGGTGCAAAGGAAGATGGTAACAATGTAAAAGGTGATGTAAATCAGGGAAGACAACTTCGCTCCCAGAAACAGGGTATGAAAATAGCCCACAGATCCGAACAATTGCGTTTCAGCAAGAGACTAGCTGGAATTCCAGGTCATACACTTCAAGAAAGTATGATATTAGGTGCTAAGAACAGGTTAAGGCAAAGGCCCTCGATCAATACTGCTGTCGACTCTGTGGTCGTTCCTGATTCAGAAGAGGAAGATTCATCAAGAAACACAAACTGA